A single window of Collinsella aerofaciens DNA harbors:
- a CDS encoding type II toxin-antitoxin system RelE/ParE family toxin, with product MIASYKDEDTERFAMGVRVRRFVPFERVALRKIRQLQVCASLDDLRVPPGNRLEALKGDRAGQYSIRVNERYRVCFEWRQEMAWNVEIVDYHK from the coding sequence ATGATTGCATCGTATAAAGATGAGGATACCGAACGCTTTGCCATGGGTGTGCGGGTCAGGAGGTTCGTGCCCTTTGAGCGTGTTGCGTTGAGGAAGATTCGCCAACTGCAGGTTTGTGCTTCACTTGATGATCTTCGCGTTCCACCGGGCAACCGCCTGGAAGCTTTGAAGGGCGATCGTGCCGGTCAATATAGCATCCGTGTTAACGAGCGCTATCGGGTCTGTTTTGAGTGGAGACAGGAGATGGCTTGGAATGTCGAAATCGTCGATTATCACAAGTGA